From Pagrus major chromosome 9, Pma_NU_1.0, the proteins below share one genomic window:
- the LOC141002612 gene encoding trafficking protein particle complex subunit 10-like, producing MPYNQLEQQNTVAALTHPSQGRSCDATLCFPPVSSPVSSPVSPCVSPCLKRSCFPKEVNKALLTFPFLHIYWTYCRDTEVYKGSVKEEMMQWQNSLRAHGSADWVIIIVEANGNKKKNKTNILPRSSIMDMRCKFCKKQNNRCVVLSDPLKDSSPSQESCNSLLLKLQTHLLMSFTTNLAHFEDDMRTL from the exons ATGCCCTACAACCAATTAGAGCAACAAAACACGGTTGCAGCGCTGACTCATCCAAGTCAGGGTCGTTCCTG TGATGCCACCCTGTGTTTCCCACCCGTGTCATCGCCAGTATCTTCTCCAGTGTCTCCTTGTGTCTCCCCATG TTTAAAGAGGAGCTGCTTCCCCAAGGAGGTCAACAAGGCTCTGCTCACCTTCCCCTTCCTCCACATCTACTGGACCTACTGTCGT GATACAGAGGTGTATAAAGGCTCAGTGAAGGAGGAAATGATGCAATGGCAGAACAGCTTGCGGGCTCACGGCTCAGCAGACTGGGTCATCATTATCGTGGAGGCCAACGgcaacaagaagaagaacaagaccAACATCCTGCCTCGGTCATCCATCATGGACATGCGCTGCAAATTTTGCAAGAAACAGAATAACAG GTGTGTGGTGCTGTCAGATCCTCTGAAGGATTCATCTCCGTCTCAGGAATCCTGCAATTCATTGCTGCTCAAGCTGCAAACTCATCTCCTCATGTCCTTCACCACAAACCTGGCCCACTTTGAAGACGACATGCGTACGCTCTGA